Proteins from one Vicia villosa cultivar HV-30 ecotype Madison, WI unplaced genomic scaffold, Vvil1.0 ctg.001865F_1_1, whole genome shotgun sequence genomic window:
- the LOC131636950 gene encoding uncharacterized protein LOC131636950 yields the protein MSRPVERIAEINDGKELWKIVVRIHHRWKVVSNNKEHFEMIFVDKLGDDIHAVVPAPHVSVFTEKCLLGHTYAVSNFKVVPYVLAFRASGHKYMIKFTAGTSVLDEDKHEIPPKSILFTSFSDIITGSNNMLNCTLWESYADQFIKFNKVRVAASLPTVVLLQYAKVKEEGKYPLSVTNTYNVTLLCVDADFPVMKDFIDRMPEESRVTLSEQLGGNSQYSSQSSENQQLTPVQKLFSKAVVLPIAEIIQLTNVTFCATVATTKLLVASPFGWYKIEIEVTHGGQSCNFVFWNRECEMLFGLSASQLRITMIQLFK from the exons TTGTTGTTAGGATTCACCACAGATGGAAAGTTGTCTCCAACAACAAGGAACATTTTGAAATGATCTTtgttgacaaattg GGAGATGATATTCATGCTGTTGTTCCAGCACCGCATGTGTCGGTGTTCACCGAAAAATGCTTATTAGGGCATACTTATGCTGTATCTAATTTTAAGGTGGTGCCTTATGTTCTGGCCTTCAGGGCATCGGGACACAAATATATGATAAAGTTTACTGCTGGAACATCTGTTCTTGATGAAGACAAACATGAGATACCCCCGAAATCGATTTTATTTACAAGTTTTTCCGACATCATAACAGGGAG CAACAACATGTTGAACTGTACTCTGTGGGAATCATACGCGGATCAGTTCATCAAGTTTAACAAAGTTAGAGTTGCTGCATCACTCCCTACAGTTGTGTTGCTTCAGTATGCCAAAGTGAAGGAAGAAG GAAAGTATCCTCTGTCTGTGACAAACACCTACAATGTGACCCTTTTATGTGTTGATGCTGATTTTCCGGTCATGAAAGACTTTATTGATAG AATGCCTGAGGAGAGCAGGGTAACCCTGTCTGAACAACTTGGAGGGAATTCCCAATATTCCTCCCAAAGTTCTGAAAATCAACAGCTCACTCCTGTGCAAAAATTGTTCTCAAAGGCTGTTGTTTTGCCTATTGCTGAGATTATTCAACTTACGAAT GTTACATTTTGTGCTACTGTCGCTACAACAAAATTATTAGTAGCATCTCCGTTTGGATG GTATAAGATTGAAATTGAGGTTACTCACGGGGGCCAAAGCTGCAATTTTGTCTTCTGGAATAGAGAATGTGAAATGCTGTTCGGTTTATCTGCATCGCAACTTCGTATCACTATGATTCag TTGTTTAAATAG
- the LOC131636947 gene encoding uncharacterized protein LOC131636947 codes for MIIKNDPIIQQLKEKWGTDEEPIPIQTVVPETLEIKESVDEAKTDGNEDCELVTDLEITSEHKPDAVTPGGKRHLPAASSESIDLDGLHDGELSSNKLKKIIKMEKID; via the exons ATGATTATAAAAAATGATCCTATTATCCAGCAACTTAAGGAAAAATGGGGAACAGATGAG GAACCTATTCCAATCCAAACTGTCGTACCTGAGACTCTGGAG ATTAAAGAGAGTGTTGATGAGGCTAAAACAGATGGCAATGAAGACTGTGAATTGGTTACA GACCTGGAAATTACATCTGAGCACAAGCCTGATGCTGTCACACCTGGTGGTAAGAGGCATCTTCCTGCTGCATCAAGTGAATCCATTGATTTGGACGGATTACATGATGGGGAACTGTCATCAAACAAGCTGAAGAAGATAATTAAAATGGAGAAGATTGATTag